From Punica granatum isolate Tunisia-2019 chromosome 1, ASM765513v2, whole genome shotgun sequence:
GGGAGGCGGATGATGCGGCGCCGGCGGCTAGGGTTTTGAGGTGTGATGATGCGAGCCTCCTCCACATGGTGGTGGCCTCTTGGGACTGAGGACTGTGATCTCAGGTCAACCTCTGAAGAAGCTGTTATCGATCAAAGCAGTGGaggcttctcctcctcctcctccgctaTCTATCTGGAATTTGATGTTACGGGAAATGGTAAAAGGGAGGGAACTCGATGGCGGCTCGCAGTCGCTGCTACTTCAGCTCACCTCAGGACTGTGCGGGCCGCGTGCCAGGATGAATGAACTCTTCGCACGTGAGAGTTCGTCGCACAATGCACACGTGCGGAACTGTTTGCTCATTCTTTGAGTTTGGGCTGTATCTTGTCAGGGGGCCATGGTTAAAAATGCAAATAggattataatgaaatacaatGTTTCAACTTCAAGCCCGTTGAAATGGCAAAAGCATGCAGGTGAGATAGGTGAACATCTTCCGCATTATTAATGTCACAATCATTTCGCATAATCATTCTCAATAACATCTTATCCCCCCCAATCACATTATGACAAGGGTGATTAGTGTCAAAATAAGCTATCTCGATGTGCTGAAATGGAAGAGCAGGCACCACTTCGAAGAATGCGATGCGTGTCGACGACGCTTTTGACAAGAAATCCATCAAGTTCTTCATcctatattttcttaatacaacaccaggaagcTCTTTAAGCGCAGTATACAACAAAcataggaaaaaagaaaaagaaaagatagacCTAAAGCTACATAGCAACATCACTTCCTAATATACGCACTcgtttggaaaaaaaaaaagttgtaaTTACTAAATGCGCTTTTGCTTCATGGTTCGAGGGTTCACCTCTTCGGTTCGGTCTTCTTCGAGTTTCCTTCTCAGGTTCTTCAGGTCTTGCTCGCTGACGGAGCCATTAAGTCTCTGGTTCAGTGCATATGCTTCACCCATCTTCCTCCTGCACTCCTTGCTAGCAGAGTCATGACCAACCACTGAAGCAAGCAATGAGTTAAGGCACAAACGTGACAGGGCAACAACTTTCTAATTCTTTAGGCCTGATGAAATCTTAATCTTAAAAGGATAAGAGACAGACCTGTTTTTGGATAATCTCTCCCGATTATACACTTGGCCTTCGTTTGAACACTCAGAGGGGCAGTCCAGGGCTCGTATATATACTCCTTTGGCATATCTAGTCATTGTGAATTTAGCCACCTATATCAGAAGGGGGAAGCCAGAGAATACCAATGAAGGAAATGCAATAAACATGGTGGGCTCAACACATACCCTTTAGCACGGGGAGAAAATGCCTTATATAGTTGCCATTTGGATCATATTTCTTCCCAAAAGAGATAGGAGAGTATATCCGGTTATACTGGTCAGCAAGAGATTAGCAAGCTGTTAAAAATCCGGAAGGGATTGGGGGTGGGTGTGGGACCTTGAACATAACAAGGACGAacgaataaaagaaaagaaagtgagAAATCATGCCCTTCCAAAGGCGATTCCTGTGATTCTTGATCAATGGGTAAGAGCCAAACCTGGTAAAAGAACGAAGAGCATGAAAGCCAAAGCCAGTTCCCGTTGTTAATTGCCCAGTCTGAATCAATGAGGAGTCTCTCAAAGACATCTCTTCCCTTTTCCCAGTGAACAAACTAGCAGCAGAGATGAtcctcattctcatcaaccAGGGACAGAAAGGAAAAGCATTATTAAGAATGTTCTTCCAACTTGAATTTGCTTACCAGATCTCCACGAGTCAAGAAACAGGCTACGCAGTGCCGTGCTAGATGGTGCATCCAACCCCACTTCTTAAGCTACGTCAGCCCATGCTATCGCCCATGAGATAGAAATTTTTGCATATTGTTCCAGGAAACATGAAGTTGAGAATCAGGGATGTTATAATATGTCAGAAAATGAACCTGGACCATGATAGCATCTATCCAAGGGTAGCCTGTTCTAGCTTCCCTCCAAGCAGCGAGCAATTCATCCCTTTCATCCCAAGGAATCTATACTGCCGAAAAACCACGTTCAAATTTCAAGTCAGATCAGAATaacgagaaaagaaaaaagtacaaTAAAACAGAAATACAAAAGGAGGAGGCCAAAAGAAGGAGGCTGCGGCTCGCAATTTGCAGAAGGAATCCATCCGAACTCACCTGCTTACAAATTCGGTTTCCTTTCATCCTATCAAAGTTGGGAGTGCCAAAAGCGACAGTATAGAAGAAATCTCTCCACAGCAACTTCATAATCCAAACCAGAGATGTTCAGACATTTAAAGTGTAGAAAGAGAACGTATATAACAAGGTAAGACATAGCCATCCATATACTGACCTGTCCAAGAAGTGAAACTGGAGGTTGAGTGTGCTTTTTGACGTCTCTGTAAACATCATTAAGGCATTGATAGAAGTACCCAGATGAGAGACAGCCAAACTGCCAGAAAAATGAGGTCAAAATGCATGAATACTAAACAAAGAATGGTTTTCTTGTAGAACACCGAGAAatacttaaaataaaatttcccaCTCACTTTTAAGTAAGGGGAGAGAACGGTTGTGTCTGGTTTATCAAATGCAGATGGGTCACCCTTTGGTTTCTCAAAGTTTGCAACCCAAGCCTAAAATAGAATGGAAGCAAGAGCTATTGTTATTTAAACTAGGAAAATCAGAACTGCTTAAATATTCAGATACTGATCTCCAAATTGCAACACCTTATTAGGAAGAAACTCCTTCAATCTCTTCAAAGCTTCAGATTCACCTCCTCGAAAAGGAGTCTCATCGACCTGCAACACATTCTGCTGATAAGGAAAAGTAATCACTCATTAAGAATAGCGAATTTGGAGGTGCAGTTATAGCGTCAAACCAGTTCAGAGTCGCTGTAACCGAGTTCGATTATGGTTGGAACTTCAGAAATCTCCATGGACCCAACATCTCCAATTGGAGG
This genomic window contains:
- the LOC116211145 gene encoding (6-4)DNA photolyase isoform X3, with amino-acid sequence MATGSGSLMWFRKGLRIHDNPALERASGASSFLYPVFVIDPRYMAPDRRAFSPGSSLAGLNRIRFLLESLSDLDSSLRKLGSRLLVLKGDPGEVLVRCLKEWNINKLCFEYDTEPYYQSLDEKLKSFASSAGIETFSPVSHTLFNPADIIEKNGGRPPLSYQSFVKLAGKPLWESSTLNLSISSLPPIGDVGSMEISEVPTIIELGYSDSELVDETPFRGGESEALKRLKEFLPNKAWVANFEKPKGDPSAFDKPDTTVLSPYLKFGCLSSGYFYQCLNDVYRDVKKHTQPPVSLLGQLLWRDFFYTVAFGTPNFDRMKGNRICKQIPWDERDELLAAWREARTGYPWIDAIMVQLKKWGWMHHLARHCVACFLTRGDLFVHWEKGRDVFERLLIDSDWAINNGNWLWLSCSSFFYQYNRIYSPISFGKKYDPNGNYIRHFLPVLKDMPKEYIYEPWTAPLSVQTKAKCIIGRDYPKTVVGHDSASKECRRKMGEAYALNQRLNGSVSEQDLKNLRRKLEEDRTEEKI
- the LOC116211145 gene encoding (6-4)DNA photolyase isoform X2, coding for MATGSGSLMWFRKGLRIHDNPALERASGASSFLYPVFVIDPRYMAPDRRAFSPGSSLAGLNRIRFLLESLSDLDSSLRKLGSRLLVLKGDPGEVLVRCLKEWNINKLCFEYDTEPYYQSLDEKLKSFASSAGIETFSPVSHTLFNPADIIEKNGGRPPLSYQSFVKLAGKPLWESSTLNLSISSLPPIGDVGSMEISEVPTIIELGYSDSELVDETPFRGGESEALKRLKEFLPNKAWVANFEKPKGDPSAFDKPDTTVLSPYLKFGCLSSGYFYQCLNDVYRDVKKHTQPPVSLLGQLLWRDFFYTVAFGTPNFDRMKGNRICKQIPWDERDELLAAWREARTGYPWIDAIMVQLKKWGWMHHLARHCVACFLTRGDLFVHWEKGRDVFERLLIDSDWAINNGNWLWLSCSSFFYQYNRIYSPISFGKKYDPNGNYIRHFLPVLKDMPKEYIYEPWTAPLSVQTKAKCIIGRDYPKTVVGHDSASKECRRKMGEAYALNQRLNGSVSEQDLKNLRRKLEEDRTEEPKLKE
- the LOC116211145 gene encoding (6-4)DNA photolyase isoform X1, with the protein product MATGSGSLMWFRKGLRIHDNPALERASGASSFLYPVFVIDPRYMAPDRRAFSPGSSLAGLNRIRFLLESLSDLDSSLRKLGSRLLVLKGDPGEVLVRCLKEWNINKLCFEYDTEPYYQSLDEKLKSFASSAGIETFSPVSHTLFNPADIIEKNGGRPPLSYQSFVKLAGKPLWESSTLNLSISSLPPIGDVGSMEISEVPTIIELGYSDSELVDETPFRGGESEALKRLKEFLPNKAWVANFEKPKGDPSAFDKPDTTVLSPYLKFGCLSSGYFYQCLNDVYRDVKKHTQPPVSLLGQLLWRDFFYTVAFGTPNFDRMKGNRICKQIPWDERDELLAAWREARTGYPWIDAIMVQLKKWGWMHHLARHCVACFLTRGDLFVHWEKGRDVFERLLIDSDWAINNGNWLWLSCSSFFYQYNRIYSPISFGKKYDPNGNYIRHFLPVLKDMPKEYIYEPWTAPLSVQTKAKCIIGRDYPKTVVGHDSASKECRRKMGEAYALNQRLNGSVSEQDLKNLRRKLEEDRTEEDEELDGFLVKSVVDTHRILRSGACSSISAHRDSLF